One window of the Runella slithyformis DSM 19594 genome contains the following:
- a CDS encoding TraR/DksA family transcriptional regulator, producing the protein MTVQEEKKRYSEEELKEFEAIINQKLEAQRKELAYIKDTLSRKNDSGTDNTGAATKLMEDVDTSEREQMSQSAARLQKFITQLENALVRIKNGTYGVCIDTGKLIPKERLQAVPHTQQTIEAKLRRK; encoded by the coding sequence ATGACTGTACAGGAAGAAAAGAAGCGATACTCTGAAGAAGAACTGAAAGAGTTCGAAGCTATCATCAACCAAAAGCTGGAGGCACAGCGAAAAGAATTGGCGTACATCAAGGACACGTTGAGTCGTAAAAACGACAGCGGCACCGACAATACCGGCGCGGCGACCAAATTAATGGAAGACGTGGACACGAGCGAACGTGAGCAAATGAGCCAATCGGCGGCGCGCCTGCAAAAATTCATTACCCAACTCGAAAACGCCCTTGTACGCATCAAAAACGGTACATACGGTGTGTGTATCGACACCGGCAAGTTGATTCCGAAAGAACGTTTACAGGCGGTACCACACACGCAGCAGACCATCGAAGCAAAACTGCGCCGTAAGTAA
- a CDS encoding RNA polymerase sigma factor → MQEAEFLEILRANQGVLVKVCTMYCADAETRRDLYQEIILQLWRSFPTYRKEAKISTWLYQVALNTAITDFRRSRKQGVRLELSEQLGQIPDTSSAVEWQENVQWLYRAVDTLSDAEKAIVMLYLEEKSYDEIAEIVGITTGNVRVRMHRIQEKLRKLKTD, encoded by the coding sequence ATGCAGGAAGCGGAATTTTTGGAAATTTTGCGTGCTAACCAAGGTGTTTTGGTGAAAGTCTGTACTATGTATTGTGCCGATGCTGAAACACGCCGCGATTTGTATCAGGAAATTATCCTGCAATTGTGGCGTTCATTTCCCACGTATCGAAAAGAAGCAAAAATAAGCACTTGGCTGTATCAGGTAGCTCTCAATACGGCGATAACTGACTTTCGCCGCAGCCGCAAGCAAGGCGTGCGATTGGAACTGTCAGAGCAGTTAGGTCAAATTCCCGATACTTCTTCTGCCGTCGAATGGCAGGAAAATGTACAATGGCTTTATCGAGCCGTTGATACTCTGTCAGATGCTGAAAAAGCAATTGTTATGTTGTATTTAGAAGAGAAAAGCTATGACGAAATTGCCGAGATCGTGGGGATCACAACCGGCAATGTACGCGTGAGAATGCACCGAATTCAGGAAAAATTACGTAAACTCAAAACAGATTGA
- a CDS encoding NUDIX hydrolase, whose protein sequence is MPIMKDLNDFFSVKDRYIPQLSVDCVIFGFHDQQLKVLLLKLKNLDVWALPGGYVEQIEGIDEAARRILEERTGLTDIYLEQFRVFGAAHRPTKEFIQKIMEVHRPEAKNDLWVLQRFVSIGYYALVDFSKVTPMPDFLSESCEWFEVKQLPKLAFDHSEITQKALETLRLMLDYKLVGFNLLAETFTMIELQSLYETILETSFRRNNFQRKMLSMNILERVEKLYTGAANKAPYLYRFKSK, encoded by the coding sequence ATGCCAATTATGAAGGACCTAAATGACTTTTTTTCGGTAAAAGACCGGTATATCCCTCAACTTTCAGTGGATTGTGTCATTTTTGGTTTCCATGATCAACAGCTCAAAGTATTATTACTGAAATTAAAAAACCTGGATGTCTGGGCGCTTCCGGGTGGTTATGTGGAACAAATTGAGGGAATTGACGAAGCGGCGCGACGTATTTTGGAGGAGCGAACCGGACTGACGGATATTTATTTGGAACAGTTTCGGGTATTTGGGGCAGCCCACCGACCGACCAAAGAATTTATTCAAAAAATCATGGAAGTTCATCGGCCGGAAGCGAAGAATGACCTTTGGGTGTTGCAACGATTCGTATCTATTGGCTATTATGCCTTGGTCGACTTTTCTAAAGTAACCCCTATGCCCGATTTCCTGTCGGAATCCTGCGAATGGTTTGAGGTGAAGCAATTGCCGAAACTGGCATTTGATCATAGTGAAATTACTCAAAAGGCTCTCGAAACGCTGCGATTAATGTTGGATTACAAATTGGTAGGTTTCAATTTATTGGCTGAGACCTTTACCATGATCGAACTGCAAAGTCTCTACGAAACGATTTTAGAAACCTCTTTTCGCCGCAATAATTTTCAGCGCAAAATGCTGAGTATGAATATTTTGGAAAGAGTGGAAAAGCTATATACCGGGGCCGCCAATAAAGCCCCTTATCTGTATCGTTTTAAGAGTAAGTAA
- a CDS encoding phosphatidylserine decarboxylase family protein, protein MTIHKEGSVSIGLAALFVLITNGLIHYVWVAPDWFATAWLVASLAFFFIIVQFFRKPARTVAVNSKHVIAPCDGKVVVIEEVVESEYFKGPRRQISIFMSPINVHINWNPIGGVVNYFKYHPGKYLVAWHPKSSTENERTTTVIKAPNGVEVLFRQVAGALAKRIVWYVKEGQQVAQGSEMGFIKFGSRVDVYLPLDARIRVNLEDKTTGGMTVLAELP, encoded by the coding sequence ATGACTATTCACAAAGAAGGCTCTGTCAGCATTGGATTAGCGGCACTTTTTGTATTGATAACCAACGGATTGATCCACTATGTATGGGTCGCGCCCGATTGGTTTGCCACGGCTTGGCTGGTAGCGTCCCTTGCGTTTTTCTTTATCATTGTTCAATTTTTTCGTAAACCTGCCCGTACCGTTGCCGTTAATTCAAAACACGTGATTGCTCCCTGCGACGGGAAAGTGGTCGTGATCGAGGAAGTGGTCGAAAGCGAATATTTCAAGGGACCCCGTCGTCAGATCTCCATTTTCATGTCGCCCATCAATGTGCACATCAACTGGAACCCCATTGGCGGCGTGGTAAATTATTTTAAATACCATCCGGGCAAGTACCTGGTGGCATGGCACCCAAAATCCAGTACAGAGAACGAACGTACCACTACGGTCATCAAAGCCCCCAACGGCGTCGAGGTGTTGTTCCGGCAGGTAGCGGGCGCCTTAGCAAAACGCATCGTATGGTACGTAAAAGAAGGGCAGCAGGTAGCCCAAGGCTCTGAAATGGGCTTCATCAAATTTGGGTCAAGGGTAGATGTTTACTTACCTTTAGACGCAAGAATACGTGTAAATTTAGAAGATAAAACGACGGGCGGAATGACCGTATTGGCCGAATTACCCTAA
- a CDS encoding 30S ribosomal protein THX produces MGKGDKKSKKGKIWRGSYGVLRPSKKQKPVAVKKAEKAEAA; encoded by the coding sequence ATGGGAAAAGGAGATAAAAAATCAAAAAAAGGCAAAATCTGGCGTGGTTCGTACGGTGTGCTGCGTCCTTCCAAAAAGCAGAAGCCCGTTGCGGTAAAAAAAGCTGAAAAGGCAGAGGCTGCTTAA
- a CDS encoding aminotransferase class V-fold PLP-dependent enzyme, with protein MFNRRQFIGSLSTAAGAMTLPPFLAPAEAQTFETLNRRVAHLSPLEAAQNEDFWAFVKTEYTVSPNLLNLNNGGVCPQPRSVQDAHIRFYQYCNEAPSYYMWRILDQGRESLRSKLADLAGCSAEEVAINRNATEGLNTVIFGLDLKPGDEVVLTKQDYPNMINAWKQREKRDGIKLVWINLDLPQEKDDYFVEKYISAFTSRTKVVHITHMINWIGQIVPVRKIADEAHKRGIEVIADGAHTFALLDFKIPDLGCDYYATSLHKWLGAPFGSGLMYVKKDKISKVWALLSNNEPDGPDIRKFESLGTRSFASEMAIGTAVDFQLSLGAARKQARAHYLQRYWTDKARQIPGVKIHTSPDPKYACAIALVSVDGLKTSELDGQLYNKFKIHTTGIEWENIKGVRVTPHVYHTPKDLDRLVNGLDEIASALRKKS; from the coding sequence ATGTTTAATCGACGTCAATTTATAGGGTCGCTCAGCACTGCTGCCGGTGCCATGACCCTGCCACCGTTTTTAGCTCCCGCTGAAGCCCAAACCTTTGAAACGCTCAACCGCCGGGTGGCGCATCTTTCTCCCTTGGAAGCGGCCCAAAACGAAGATTTCTGGGCATTTGTCAAGACCGAATATACGGTTTCTCCCAATTTATTGAACCTTAACAACGGGGGCGTGTGTCCGCAACCGCGCTCGGTACAGGATGCCCACATTCGGTTTTATCAATATTGCAACGAAGCCCCCAGCTACTATATGTGGCGGATTCTGGACCAGGGCCGGGAGTCGTTGCGGAGCAAATTGGCGGATCTGGCCGGCTGCTCGGCCGAGGAAGTAGCCATCAATCGCAATGCAACCGAAGGTTTGAATACGGTCATTTTCGGGTTGGACCTCAAGCCCGGCGATGAAGTGGTACTCACCAAACAGGATTACCCCAATATGATCAATGCCTGGAAACAGCGCGAAAAACGCGACGGCATCAAATTGGTGTGGATCAATCTTGACCTGCCGCAGGAAAAAGATGACTATTTTGTAGAAAAATACATCAGTGCGTTTACCTCACGCACAAAGGTGGTACATATCACGCACATGATCAACTGGATCGGGCAGATCGTGCCCGTACGAAAAATCGCCGACGAAGCCCACAAACGGGGCATTGAAGTGATTGCAGACGGGGCCCACACTTTTGCGTTGCTGGATTTCAAGATACCCGATCTGGGCTGTGATTATTATGCTACCAGCCTGCATAAGTGGCTGGGAGCCCCGTTTGGCAGCGGGTTGATGTACGTTAAAAAAGATAAGATATCGAAAGTGTGGGCGTTGCTGTCCAACAATGAACCCGACGGACCCGATATTCGGAAGTTTGAAAGTTTAGGTACGCGTTCGTTTGCTTCCGAAATGGCCATCGGCACGGCGGTGGATTTTCAACTGTCGCTTGGAGCCGCCCGCAAACAGGCACGGGCGCATTACCTGCAGCGCTATTGGACCGACAAAGCCCGTCAGATTCCGGGCGTAAAAATTCATACTTCTCCCGATCCTAAATATGCCTGTGCCATTGCGCTGGTTTCGGTCGATGGCCTCAAAACCTCGGAGCTGGACGGGCAGTTGTACAACAAATTTAAAATACACACTACGGGTATCGAGTGGGAAAACATCAAAGGTGTGCGCGTAACCCCGCATGTGTACCATACGCCCAAAGACCTGGATCGGTTGGTAAACGGGTTGGATGAAATTGCTTCGGCTTTGAGAAAGAAGAGTTAG
- a CDS encoding ABC transporter ATP-binding protein produces MDILYRYLRPYWKLIFVALSLAAVNQIFSLLDPYIYRLVIDRYATDFKRFTESEYVVGVLKYVGMAIGAAMVSRIAKNFQDYFISVITQRVGTQIYTDGIKHSLGLPYQVFEDQRSGQTLGVLQKVKTDTERMITAVVNVVFQSLIGITFVIIYAWSIYWPIAPVYFLTIPVIAWLSSVLSKRIKKIQTKIVAETTALAGSTTESLRNIELVKSLGLTDQEIKRLNGNTEKILGLELRKVKFVRTLGFVQGTTINFLRSCIVALMLWLIFKEVLSIGQYFSLLLYSFFIFGPLQELGNVIQLYREAEVSLNNFRDIMSRPKEAKPAQPKALSRIEKVDFKDVRFKHLTAARPALQNVNFEVKKGETIAFAGPSGSGKTTLIKLLVGLYDPEEGSIAYNGIDSRQIDKDELREQIGFVAQDAQLFSGTIRENLLFVKPTATDPECLDVLQKAAAYSLLNRADNGLDTIIGEGGMKVSGGEKQRLSIARALLRNPNLLIFDEATSALDSLTEEEITKTIREISAGEQHITVLIAHRLSTIMHADRIFVLEKGKIVESGNHEDLLTQKGLYYAMWRQQVGESEEVANA; encoded by the coding sequence ATGGATATACTCTACCGTTACCTTCGTCCTTATTGGAAGCTCATCTTCGTTGCCCTTTCGCTGGCGGCGGTCAATCAGATTTTCTCGCTCCTTGATCCTTATATTTACCGACTGGTCATTGACCGGTACGCTACTGATTTTAAGCGTTTTACGGAAAGTGAGTACGTAGTGGGCGTTCTTAAATACGTGGGGATGGCGATCGGTGCTGCCATGGTATCACGTATTGCCAAAAACTTTCAGGATTATTTTATCAGTGTTATTACACAACGGGTAGGAACCCAAATTTACACCGATGGGATCAAGCATTCGTTGGGCTTGCCGTATCAGGTGTTTGAAGATCAGCGCAGCGGACAGACCTTGGGGGTGCTGCAAAAAGTCAAGACCGACACCGAGCGCATGATCACGGCCGTGGTTAACGTGGTGTTTCAGTCCCTGATCGGCATTACGTTTGTGATCATTTATGCGTGGTCGATCTATTGGCCCATTGCACCTGTTTATTTTCTGACCATTCCCGTCATTGCCTGGTTGAGTTCGGTACTGAGCAAACGCATCAAAAAGATACAGACCAAAATCGTGGCCGAAACAACGGCGCTGGCGGGCAGCACCACCGAGTCTTTGCGCAATATCGAATTGGTTAAAAGCCTCGGTCTGACCGATCAGGAAATCAAACGTCTCAACGGAAATACCGAGAAAATATTAGGTTTGGAATTGCGTAAGGTAAAGTTTGTGAGGACGTTAGGCTTTGTGCAGGGTACAACCATTAATTTTCTGCGCAGCTGTATTGTAGCGTTGATGCTTTGGCTGATCTTCAAAGAAGTATTGAGCATCGGTCAATATTTCTCGTTGCTTCTGTATTCGTTCTTCATTTTCGGGCCCTTGCAGGAATTGGGAAATGTCATTCAGCTATACCGCGAAGCGGAGGTATCTCTCAATAACTTTCGGGATATTATGAGCCGACCTAAGGAGGCAAAGCCGGCGCAGCCCAAGGCTTTGTCGCGTATTGAAAAGGTAGACTTTAAGGATGTACGCTTTAAACACCTGACGGCCGCGCGTCCGGCGCTGCAAAATGTCAATTTTGAAGTAAAAAAAGGAGAGACGATCGCGTTCGCCGGACCTTCCGGCAGCGGCAAAACGACGCTTATCAAATTGCTGGTGGGCCTCTATGACCCCGAAGAAGGAAGCATTGCGTATAACGGCATCGACAGTCGGCAGATCGACAAAGATGAGTTGCGCGAGCAGATCGGGTTTGTGGCGCAGGATGCACAGTTGTTTTCGGGGACCATTCGCGAGAATTTACTTTTTGTAAAACCCACCGCCACCGATCCCGAATGTTTGGATGTACTGCAAAAAGCCGCCGCCTATTCGTTGCTCAACCGTGCCGACAACGGTTTGGATACGATCATCGGTGAAGGCGGCATGAAAGTATCGGGCGGAGAAAAGCAGCGCTTATCCATTGCCCGTGCGCTGTTGCGTAACCCCAATCTGCTGATCTTTGACGAAGCCACTTCGGCGCTTGACTCCCTGACCGAAGAAGAGATTACGAAAACCATTCGCGAAATTTCCGCAGGTGAGCAGCATATTACGGTACTGATCGCTCACCGACTGAGCACCATCATGCACGCCGACCGAATTTTTGTGTTGGAGAAAGGTAAAATAGTTGAGTCAGGAAATCACGAGGATTTACTGACTCAAAAAGGACTGTATTACGCCATGTGGCGTCAGCAGGTAGGAGAGAGCGAAGAGGTAGCCAACGCGTAA
- a CDS encoding LemA family protein: MYYSLLLIAFCLSVWGIVTLNALIRARASVDESRSEIALLLKRRFDLIPGAATVLKTHINDEALEGLLQVRNAAVYTSPLDIAAQAQASAAMSDALRKVMDLAVPDSDAQEKNNVKESLAALEKVEVNLQTGCKVYNNAVGKYNLLCESFPSNLIAHLFHFTKKNLFTVTSLQ; the protein is encoded by the coding sequence ATGTATTACAGCCTTTTACTGATCGCCTTCTGCCTCTCGGTATGGGGGATCGTTACCCTAAACGCGTTGATTCGTGCCCGAGCGTCGGTCGATGAATCCCGGAGTGAAATTGCGTTGCTGCTCAAGCGCCGCTTTGACCTGATTCCCGGTGCTGCCACTGTACTGAAGACACACATCAACGACGAAGCCCTTGAAGGATTGCTTCAGGTCCGTAACGCGGCCGTCTATACTTCGCCCCTTGACATCGCCGCACAGGCTCAGGCAAGTGCAGCTATGTCAGACGCACTGCGGAAGGTTATGGACTTAGCGGTCCCTGATTCGGATGCACAAGAGAAAAATAATGTTAAGGAGTCACTGGCGGCATTGGAAAAAGTGGAAGTTAATTTGCAAACCGGTTGTAAGGTTTATAATAATGCAGTGGGGAAATATAATTTACTCTGTGAGTCATTTCCTTCAAATTTGATAGCACACTTGTTTCATTTTACTAAAAAAAACCTTTTTACAGTGACATCGTTACAATAA
- a CDS encoding SDR family oxidoreductase, with the protein MNFSQPMLRDGSLAGKTIIVTGGGTGLGKSMAKYFLELGANVVICSRRLAVLEATAKELTEATGGQVLPAECDVRKPEQIEAVIEAAIARFGAVHGLVNNSAGNFISPTERLSYKAIDTVVDIVLRGTYYFTLAIGKYWIENNIKGTVLNISTTYAWTGSGWVVPSAMAKAGALAMTKSLAYEWGKYGIRLNAIAPGPFPTKGAWDRLFPKELAEKFAFENRIPLHRTGEHQELANLAAYLMSDFSAYMTGEVITLDGGEVLNGGQFNFLHEVTPEMWDVLEAQIKNANRASKQEGKAP; encoded by the coding sequence ATGAACTTTTCTCAACCAATGCTGCGCGACGGGTCGCTTGCGGGCAAAACCATTATCGTTACGGGCGGAGGCACCGGCCTTGGCAAGTCCATGGCGAAGTATTTCCTTGAATTGGGGGCCAACGTCGTGATCTGCAGTCGGCGCTTGGCCGTTTTGGAAGCCACGGCAAAAGAATTGACCGAGGCGACCGGCGGTCAGGTATTGCCGGCTGAATGCGATGTACGTAAACCCGAGCAAATTGAAGCGGTCATTGAAGCGGCCATTGCCCGCTTTGGCGCGGTACATGGTTTGGTCAACAACTCCGCCGGCAATTTCATCAGCCCTACCGAGCGTCTTTCGTACAAGGCCATCGACACGGTTGTTGACATCGTGCTGCGTGGTACCTATTACTTTACCCTGGCCATCGGCAAATATTGGATCGAAAATAACATCAAAGGCACGGTGCTCAATATCTCCACCACTTACGCCTGGACAGGCTCAGGCTGGGTGGTTCCATCGGCGATGGCTAAAGCGGGCGCATTAGCCATGACCAAATCACTGGCCTACGAATGGGGAAAATACGGCATTCGCCTCAACGCCATTGCTCCGGGACCCTTTCCTACCAAAGGGGCGTGGGATCGTTTATTCCCGAAAGAATTGGCCGAAAAATTTGCGTTTGAAAACCGTATCCCGCTGCATCGGACGGGTGAGCACCAGGAATTGGCCAATCTCGCCGCCTACCTGATGTCCGACTTTTCGGCCTACATGACGGGCGAAGTGATCACCCTCGACGGCGGAGAAGTGCTCAACGGCGGACAGTTCAATTTCCTGCATGAAGTAACCCCGGAGATGTGGGATGTGCTGGAAGCGCAGATCAAAAACGCCAACCGAGCCAGTAAACAGGAAGGTAAAGCACCCTAA
- the murQ gene encoding N-acetylmuramic acid 6-phosphate etherase, with protein sequence MLSTSTTESASRYDHLDQMSVRELLININNEDKTVPYAVEKAIPQIEALVEQIVVRMKQGGRLFYIGAGTSGRLGVVDASECPPTYGVPFDLVIGLMAGGDKAIRRAVENAEDDPEQAWIDLKEYEIDELDSLVGIAASGRTPYVIGGLQKARESGILTGCIVCNTGSAVAAAAEYPVEIVVGPEFVTGSTRMKSGTAQKLALNMISTSVMIQLGRVKGNKMVDMQMTNYKLVQRAIRMVKEELPHLTNEEAQTLLDAHGSVRNAIEAGRKV encoded by the coding sequence ATGCTATCTACATCTACCACTGAATCTGCTTCCCGTTATGACCATCTCGATCAAATGAGTGTTCGAGAATTGCTGATCAATATCAATAATGAAGACAAAACGGTGCCTTATGCCGTTGAAAAAGCCATTCCGCAGATTGAAGCGTTGGTGGAGCAGATCGTTGTTCGAATGAAACAGGGAGGCCGTCTTTTTTACATCGGAGCAGGAACCAGCGGAAGATTGGGGGTAGTGGATGCCTCGGAATGCCCTCCTACCTATGGGGTTCCCTTTGATCTGGTCATTGGTCTGATGGCGGGCGGCGACAAAGCCATCCGGCGCGCCGTCGAAAACGCCGAAGATGACCCCGAGCAGGCGTGGATCGACTTGAAAGAATACGAAATAGATGAGCTTGACTCATTGGTAGGCATCGCCGCTTCCGGTCGTACGCCTTACGTCATCGGCGGATTGCAGAAAGCCCGCGAATCGGGTATCCTGACGGGCTGCATCGTGTGCAACACCGGCTCGGCAGTAGCCGCAGCGGCCGAATACCCCGTCGAAATTGTCGTAGGCCCTGAATTTGTCACGGGCAGTACGCGCATGAAATCCGGCACCGCCCAAAAGTTAGCGCTCAATATGATCTCCACTTCGGTCATGATTCAGTTGGGACGGGTGAAAGGCAATAAAATGGTCGATATGCAAATGACCAACTACAAACTGGTACAGCGCGCCATCCGAATGGTCAAAGAAGAGCTTCCTCACCTGACCAACGAAGAAGCCCAAACCCTCCTCGACGCCCATGGCAGCGTACGGAATGCCATAGAAGCCGGACGCAAGGTCTGA
- a CDS encoding Glu/Leu/Phe/Val family dehydrogenase, whose amino-acid sequence MTYIEPAPIKDKENPLESMMSRFDKAAELLGISDEMYHILKMPRKQVVVGLPVTMDNGQIKVFEGYRVIHSTILGPSKGGIRFDMGVNIDEVRALAAWMTWKCAVVDIPYGGAKGGIACNPREMSAGEIERLMRAYTTAMLNVFGPDEDIPAPDMGTGPREMAWLMDEYSKAKGMTVPGVVTGKPLVLGGSLGRTEATGRGVTVSALAAMEKMRLNPYRATAAVQGFGNVGMYAAALLHERGVSVQAISDISGGYYNSGGIDIEAAMQYRNANGGMLDGYTGAEKITNEELLSLAVDVLVPAAKEDVITHDNAADIQAKMIVEGANGPTSASADDIINSKGIMVVPDILANAGGVTVSYFEWVQNRIGYKWNLERINRRSDRIMKDAFENVYATSQKYRVNMRLAAYIVAIDKVASTYKFRGGY is encoded by the coding sequence ATGACTTACATTGAGCCGGCTCCCATAAAAGATAAGGAGAATCCACTGGAGTCTATGATGTCGCGCTTTGACAAAGCTGCCGAATTACTGGGTATCAGCGACGAAATGTACCATATTCTTAAAATGCCTCGAAAGCAGGTCGTCGTGGGGCTCCCCGTCACCATGGATAACGGCCAAATCAAAGTATTTGAAGGGTATCGTGTGATCCATTCTACCATCCTTGGTCCTTCTAAAGGAGGGATTCGTTTCGACATGGGGGTCAATATTGACGAAGTTCGGGCCTTAGCGGCCTGGATGACATGGAAATGCGCGGTAGTAGACATTCCTTACGGCGGAGCCAAGGGGGGGATTGCCTGCAACCCCCGCGAAATGTCGGCGGGAGAGATCGAACGCCTCATGCGCGCCTACACCACCGCCATGCTCAACGTATTCGGCCCCGATGAAGACATCCCTGCACCGGACATGGGTACCGGCCCCCGGGAAATGGCCTGGCTGATGGATGAATATTCCAAAGCCAAAGGCATGACCGTACCGGGCGTAGTAACGGGCAAACCGCTGGTATTAGGCGGCTCACTCGGCCGTACCGAAGCCACGGGGCGGGGAGTAACAGTATCTGCCCTGGCTGCCATGGAAAAAATGAGGCTCAATCCGTACCGGGCCACTGCCGCTGTGCAGGGATTCGGAAACGTAGGCATGTACGCTGCGGCTCTGCTGCACGAACGCGGAGTGAGTGTACAGGCCATCAGTGACATTTCGGGCGGGTACTACAACTCCGGCGGAATCGACATTGAAGCCGCCATGCAGTACCGTAATGCCAACGGCGGAATGCTGGACGGCTACACGGGCGCGGAAAAGATCACTAACGAAGAATTGCTTTCGCTCGCCGTGGATGTACTCGTTCCGGCCGCCAAAGAAGATGTCATTACACACGACAATGCGGCCGATATTCAGGCCAAAATGATCGTAGAAGGCGCCAACGGCCCCACCTCGGCCAGCGCGGATGATATCATCAACAGCAAAGGCATCATGGTAGTGCCCGATATTCTGGCCAATGCCGGCGGAGTGACCGTCTCATACTTTGAATGGGTCCAAAATCGGATCGGCTACAAATGGAATTTGGAGCGTATCAACCGCCGCTCGGACCGTATCATGAAAGATGCCTTTGAAAATGTTTACGCTACCTCACAGAAATACAGGGTAAATATGCGTTTGGCAGCTTACATCGTAGCCATTGATAAAGTGGCCAGCACGTATAAATTCCGTGGCGGTTACTAA
- a CDS encoding TraB/GumN family protein, protein MNKSISMKTIQLILLCLFAHWTNAQEKSLLWEISGNGLSKPSYVYGTIHVICPKDYFLTDSTKASFQKAEQVYLELDMDDPAMMTKMTQTMMLTNGKKMKDYLKPDDYTLLSDYFRQKMGMSLDQIGGMKPFTLMSMLYMTLLSCQPQSYEMVFTQMAISTKKELLGLESVEFQMGVFDQIPYEKQAALLADMVRKKEESSKEFGAMVALYKQQDLEGLLKLMDDSDWDFNGYEDILLANRNTAWVPIMENAMKAKSTFFAVGAGHLGGTKGVLQLLKKKGYKVKAVL, encoded by the coding sequence ATGAATAAATCAATATCCATGAAAACGATCCAACTTATTCTTCTTTGTCTTTTTGCACATTGGACCAACGCGCAGGAAAAATCACTTCTGTGGGAAATTTCGGGTAATGGTCTGTCCAAGCCCTCGTATGTTTACGGAACCATTCACGTGATTTGTCCTAAAGACTACTTTCTGACGGATTCGACCAAAGCTTCCTTTCAGAAAGCCGAGCAGGTCTACCTCGAACTTGACATGGACGATCCTGCTATGATGACCAAAATGACACAGACCATGATGCTCACCAACGGCAAGAAAATGAAAGATTACCTTAAGCCCGACGATTATACTTTACTGAGCGATTATTTCAGGCAGAAAATGGGTATGAGTCTCGACCAAATCGGTGGCATGAAGCCTTTCACATTGATGTCGATGCTGTACATGACCCTGTTGAGCTGTCAGCCGCAATCGTACGAAATGGTCTTTACGCAGATGGCGATTAGTACTAAAAAAGAACTGCTGGGCTTAGAATCGGTGGAGTTTCAGATGGGTGTTTTCGATCAGATTCCCTACGAGAAACAGGCAGCGTTATTGGCTGATATGGTTCGAAAAAAAGAGGAATCATCTAAAGAGTTCGGAGCTATGGTAGCCTTGTATAAACAGCAGGATCTGGAAGGCTTACTGAAATTAATGGACGACAGCGATTGGGATTTCAACGGCTACGAAGATATTTTATTAGCTAATCGCAATACCGCCTGGGTGCCGATCATGGAAAATGCCATGAAAGCGAAGTCGACTTTTTTTGCCGTGGGTGCCGGGCATTTAGGTGGTACCAAAGGGGTTTTGCAATTGCTTAAAAAGAAAGGGTATAAGGTTAAAGCAGTACTGTAG